In Alteromonas macleodii, the sequence CCTATGTGCTTTATCAAGTGTGGGGCTTTGTTGCGCCGGGCTTATACCGAAATGAAAAACGCCTTGTTGCGCCTCTGCTTTTATCAAGTACCTTACTATTTTATGCCGGTATGGCCTTTGCCTACTTTGTCGTATTTCCTATTGCGTTCGCATTTTTTACCAGCGTGGCGCCCGAAGGAGTAACGGTAAGTACCGATATATCTAGCTACTTAAATTTCGTATTGAAACTGTTCTTCGCATTTGGGGTCTCATTCGAGATACCCATAGCCATTATTCTGATGTGTTGGACTGGCGTCACTGATGCCAAGTCGCTAAGAGCTAAACGTCCGTATGTGGTTGTAGGTGCTTTTGTAGTTGGCATGCTACTGACGCCACCAGATATTATCTCTCAGACTCTGTTAGCGATACCAATGTGGTTGCTATTTGAAGTCGGCGTTATTGTAGGTGGCTTTTATGCGGGTAAAAAGCCAAAAGAAGAAGAGTCAGAAGAAGTTACTGACAATACATAAAAGTTATAAAGAGCAAGGAATAAGAATGAAAACTCGACTGATATCTATTGCCACATTATTGTGTGCTTTTGGGGCGCTTAACGTTCACGCTGAAACTGTAGCTGATGCTATGGAAAAGTGCCGCAACACAGACAATAGCTTAAAGCGTCTCATTTGTTACGACAATATTGCTAAATCGCTGAATCAATATGGTGGCACAGATGCAGCTGTCAGCCAACTGCAAGCGTATAAGTCGCAGCCAGTTGCTAAACCAAGATTACAGGCTGAGCCGAATAAACGTCCTGCTGTCAGCGAACCTACTACCGTACAAAAGCCTGAGAATGATTTTGGTCTAGAGCATAGACGGGATTTAACTGCCGAAGCCTCAGAAATTTCACTCACTATCGCATCGTTTAAAGACTCTCTTCGAGGCAAAAAGATTATTACGTTCAGCGATGGCTCAGTGTGGCAGCAAAGCGATAGTGCTTACTTGAAGATAGAAGAAGGTCAGCAAGTATCAATTGAAAGAGGCCTGCTAGGGTCATTCTTTTTAAGCGTAGAAGGTGTTAACAAACGCATGAAAGTGAAGCGCGTTAAGTAAATGCCTTGGTTCGACGCAGGCGTCAATCTGCTTGACAAGCGTTTTGACGCCGAAGAAGTCATACAACGTGCGCAAGACGCCGATGTTGATAAACTGTGTGTCATTACCACTCATCCCAATGAGTGGGATGCCGCGGTAGCGCTTTATAAAAAGTACCCTGATCAGTGCTGTTTTACCATTGGTGTACACCCTCATAACGCGAAAGATATCACTGAAAGCGACT encodes:
- the tatC gene encoding twin-arginine translocase subunit TatC produces the protein MSDANNLISHLIELRSRILKALLSVLIVFVCLAAFAQDLYQLLAMPLLATLPENSSMIATDVASPFFAPFKLTLVLSFFIAIPYVLYQVWGFVAPGLYRNEKRLVAPLLLSSTLLFYAGMAFAYFVVFPIAFAFFTSVAPEGVTVSTDISSYLNFVLKLFFAFGVSFEIPIAIILMCWTGVTDAKSLRAKRPYVVVGAFVVGMLLTPPDIISQTLLAIPMWLLFEVGVIVGGFYAGKKPKEEESEEVTDNT